The Niastella koreensis GR20-10 genome includes a window with the following:
- a CDS encoding TIGR02757 family protein, producing the protein MKQPSLKDFLNRKAEEYNQPSFIKDDPVSIPHLFTKQADIEIAGFFAAIFAWGNRTIIIKKSRELMQAMDLAPHQFMLHHTDNDLKKLLLFKHRTFNTTDLLYFIEFLHFHYSKHASLESAFTLGMQQGDDTTENGLARFHHYFFSLEHVPARTRKHIATPEKNSTCKRLNMFLRWMVRPSDGGVDFGIWKNISPAQLICPIDLHVARVAKRFNLLPRKQIDWQAAIELTTHLRKLDPLDPVKYDFALFGLGVVEKF; encoded by the coding sequence ATGAAGCAGCCATCTTTAAAAGATTTTCTGAATCGCAAAGCGGAGGAGTACAACCAGCCTTCGTTTATAAAAGATGATCCTGTTTCTATACCGCATTTATTTACCAAACAGGCAGATATTGAGATCGCGGGATTCTTTGCAGCCATCTTTGCCTGGGGCAACCGCACCATCATTATAAAAAAATCACGTGAACTGATGCAGGCCATGGACCTGGCGCCGCATCAGTTCATGCTGCATCATACCGATAACGACCTCAAAAAGTTGTTGTTGTTCAAACACCGCACGTTCAATACCACCGACCTGCTGTATTTTATTGAGTTCTTACATTTCCATTATTCAAAACATGCCAGCCTTGAAAGCGCTTTTACACTGGGGATGCAACAAGGCGATGACACTACTGAAAACGGACTGGCCCGTTTTCACCACTACTTCTTTTCTCTGGAACATGTGCCGGCCCGCACCCGCAAACACATTGCAACGCCCGAAAAAAATTCAACCTGCAAACGGTTGAACATGTTCCTGCGCTGGATGGTGCGCCCCAGTGATGGCGGTGTTGATTTTGGTATCTGGAAAAACATTTCCCCCGCACAATTGATCTGTCCTATCGACCTGCACGTAGCCCGGGTGGCCAAACGGTTTAACCTGTTACCCCGAAAACAGATCGACTGGCAGGCAGCCATAGAGTTAACAACGCACCTGCGTAAACTGGATCCCCTTGATCCGGTAAAATATGATTTTGCCTTGTTTGGCCTGGGTGTAGTAGAGAAGTTTTAA